The proteins below come from a single Malus domestica chromosome 03, GDT2T_hap1 genomic window:
- the LOC103430774 gene encoding uncharacterized protein, translating to MKKNPKQQQQLQLNPNWAQLQQKLKSHGSTTTTILGKRKERLDVELNDDSPSRINPLDPVNDDSSLTDEVAMDCEMVGVGQGNKSALGRITLVNKWGNVVYDEFVRPVERVVDFRTQISGIRPRDLRKAKDFRIVQKKVAELIKGRILVGHALRNDLKALLLSHPKGDIRDTLEYEPFMRGEGSRRALRHLAAEFLDVKIQNGEHCPIEDARAAMVLYQKNRKAWEKMVKDQIKLKQKQKKRKPKKKRTEGDDLETDHAEPAS from the exons atgaaaaaGAACCCtaaacagcagcagcagcttcAACTGAACCCCAACTGGGCTCAGCTCCAACAGAAGCTCAAGAGTCATggctcaacaacaacaacaatcttaG GGAAGCGGAAAGAGAGGCTGGATGTGGAGTTGAATGACGATTCTCCATCTCGTATCAATCCTCTCGATCCAGTTAATGATGATTCCAG CTTGACAGATGAAGTAGCCATGGATTGTGAAATGGTTGGTGTCGGTCAAGGAAACAAAAGCGCCCTTGGACGCATTACGCTG GTAAATAAGTGGGGAAATGTTGTATATGATGAATTTGTTCGCCCAGTAGAACGTGTTGTTGATTTTCGTACTCAAATAAGTGGCATTCGTCCCCGAGACTTGAGAAAAG CAAAGGATTTTCGAATTGTTCAGAAAAAAGTGGCAGAGTTGATTAAAGGGAGAATTCTCGTGGGCCATGCATTGCGCAATGATCTTAAG GCATTGCTTTTAAGTCATCCCAAGGGGGACATCAGGGATACATTAGAGTATGAACCTTTTATGAg GGGGGAAGGGTCTAGAAGGGCGCTTCGGCATCTTGCAGCAGAGTTTCTTGATGTGAAGATCCAAAATGGAGAGCACTGCCCT ATTGAAGATGCGCGTGCTGCAATGGTGCTTTATcagaaaaacagaaaagcaTGGGAAAAGATGGTTAAAGATCAAATTAAGCtcaaacaaaagcagaaaaaacGCAAGCCCAAAAAGAAGCGGACGGAGGGAGATGATTTGGAAACGGACCATGCAGAACCAGCATCCTAG
- the LOC103430784 gene encoding uncharacterized protein, which translates to MGRGKFKGKPTGRRQFSTHEEMVAGSSARPRGFKREEAEEKEEVESEEESEEEQEESEKRKGTQGIIEIENPNLVKPKNVKAKNVDIEKTTELSRREREEIEKQKAHERYMRLQEQGKTEQAKKDLERLAMIRQQRADAAKKREEEKAAKEQKKGEGRK; encoded by the exons ATGGGAAGAGGAAAGTTCAAGGGCAAGCCCACCGGCCGCCGCCAGTTCTCCACTCACGAAGAGATGG TTGCTGGTTCCTCTGCCCGTCCACGTGGTTTTAAAAGG GAAGAAGccgaagagaaggaagaagtaGAGTCTGAAGAGGAATCAGAAGAAGAACAGGAAGAATCCGAA AAACGGAAAGGCACTCAGGGAATTATTGAAATTGAGAATCCCAATCTAGTAAAACCAAAGAATGTGAAGGCTAAAAATGTCGAT ATTGAGAAAACGACTGAACTCTCAAGGCGTGAAAG AGAGGAGATAGAGAAGCAAAAGGCTCATGAGCGGTACATGAGGTTGCAGGAACAGGGAAAAACAGAACAAGCAAAAAAGGATTTAG AACGCTTAGCCATGATTCGCCAACAAAGGGCTGACGCTGCTAAGAAGCGAGAGGAGGAAAAGGCTG CTAAAGAGCAGAAAAAAGGCGAGGGACGCAAGTGA